The Balaenoptera acutorostrata chromosome 15, mBalAcu1.1, whole genome shotgun sequence genome contains a region encoding:
- the RNF114 gene encoding E3 ubiquitin-protein ligase RNF114 isoform X1, with product MAAQLQDRDGGSQLAGPAAEADPLGRFTCPVCLEVYEKPVQVPCGHVFCSACLQECLKPKKPVCGVCRSTLAPGVRAVELERQIESTETSCHGCRKNFFLSKIRAHVATCSKYQNYIMEGVKATTKDVSLQPRNVPNRYTFPCPYCPEKNFDQEGLVEHCKLFHSTDTKSVVCPICASMPWGDPNYRSANFIEHIQRRHQFSYDTFVDYDVDEEDMMNQVLQRSIIDQ from the exons ATGGCGGCGCAACTGCAGGACCGTGATGGTGGTTCGCAGCTGGCAGGGCCCGCGGCGGAGGCCGACCCCCTGGGCCGCTTCACGTGTCCCGTCTGCCTAGAGGTgtacgagaagcccgtgcaggtGCCCTGTGGACACGT CTTTTGCTCTGCATGCCTGCAGGAATGTCTGAAGCCGAAGAAGCCTGTCTGTGGGGTGTGTCGCAGCACTCTGGCACCTGGCGTCCGAGCCGTGGAGCTCGAGCGGCAGATTGAGAGCACAGAGACTTCTTGCCATGGCTGCCGTAAAAAT TTCTTCCTATCCAAGATCCGTGCGCATGTGGCCACCTGTTCCAAATACCAGAATTACATCATGGAAGGTGTGAAGGCCACCACCAAGGATGTGTCCCTTCAGCCAAG AAATGTCCCAAACCGTTATACGTTTCCTTGTCCTTACTGTCCCGAGAAGAATTTTGATCAAGAAGGACTTGTAGAACACTGCAAGTTGTTCCATAGCACGGACACTAAATCTGTG GTTTGTCCGATATGTGCCTCGATGCCCTGGGGAGACCCTAACTACCGCAGCGCCAACTTCATAGAGCACATCCAGCGCCGGCACCAGTTTTCTTACGACACTTTCGTG GATTACGACGTGGATGAGGAGGACATGATGAACCAGGTGCTGCAGCGCTCCATCATCGACCAGTGA
- the RNF114 gene encoding E3 ubiquitin-protein ligase RNF114 isoform X2, giving the protein MAAQLQDRDGGSQLAGPAAEADPLGRFTCPVCLEVYEKPVQVPCGHVFCSACLQECLKPKKPVCGVCRSTLAPGVRAVELERQIESTETSCHGCRKNFFLSKIRAHVATCSKYQNYIMEGVKATTKDVSLQPRNVPNRYTFPCPYCPEKNFDQEGLVEHCKLFHSTDTKSVDYDVDEEDMMNQVLQRSIIDQ; this is encoded by the exons ATGGCGGCGCAACTGCAGGACCGTGATGGTGGTTCGCAGCTGGCAGGGCCCGCGGCGGAGGCCGACCCCCTGGGCCGCTTCACGTGTCCCGTCTGCCTAGAGGTgtacgagaagcccgtgcaggtGCCCTGTGGACACGT CTTTTGCTCTGCATGCCTGCAGGAATGTCTGAAGCCGAAGAAGCCTGTCTGTGGGGTGTGTCGCAGCACTCTGGCACCTGGCGTCCGAGCCGTGGAGCTCGAGCGGCAGATTGAGAGCACAGAGACTTCTTGCCATGGCTGCCGTAAAAAT TTCTTCCTATCCAAGATCCGTGCGCATGTGGCCACCTGTTCCAAATACCAGAATTACATCATGGAAGGTGTGAAGGCCACCACCAAGGATGTGTCCCTTCAGCCAAG AAATGTCCCAAACCGTTATACGTTTCCTTGTCCTTACTGTCCCGAGAAGAATTTTGATCAAGAAGGACTTGTAGAACACTGCAAGTTGTTCCATAGCACGGACACTAAATCTGTG GATTACGACGTGGATGAGGAGGACATGATGAACCAGGTGCTGCAGCGCTCCATCATCGACCAGTGA